ttgtatcATAACATAAACCTACCTCCTCCAGATCAGTCCTGTGTAATCTGCACTCCTTTCAGATTTGTCAAATATAATCTTATCTTATTGTTTCTGTCATCATTGAGTCTTTACTGCATTTTAATATATGCGTCACAAATCTTTTTATTCGTTTGACccaagacacaaaaaaagactgGTCATGTATACATATCATTGGTGAGAGTAGTAAAATATATTTCCTATTAAGGGTAAAGTAGGTCAAATCCCAGGTATTTGctcatttacacatttgtgttcaTTAATCTGTGCTCATGTGAATCTGTTTTGTGAACTGAATGAGTTAACAGGGGCTGAAGGTGGACCTTGTACTTTAACAGCTAGGAAGGCCACCCCACAGTGCTAGAAATTAGATTAGCCCACCATGAAATACATTTCACTGGAATCACTTTACGTAGGGACAGTCCTGAGACTGACACAGTTACTACTAGTTCaagtataaaatatgtttttcttctaGACATGGTTAACTACTATTCTGTTAATGTGTAACAATAACTGCAGTCTACTTGTTTATTGGATAATCTGGCAACATTAAGGAATTCTTTAACTCAGCAAAATAATAGTGCAATATGCTGCCATAGGTCAGTGGGTATAATACTAGGACCATTTTGGTAATTGTGGTGGTACATTATACACCATGAATAATTAAATTGTTATACAGTTAGGACTGAGACATGCTTATTATCTTTAACACGGAGTTACtctgttaataataaaatatactgACTACTTACTCAGTTAAGAGTTAATTATTGAATTATACTGTCTAATCAATGCCTGATCCCCAGAAGGGGGAATTTGaggtaaaaaaataatagtTTGAGTAAGTCATTAAGTCTCAAAAACAGGTGACCAAACAAGTTTCAAACCCCAATAGAGTTATGTTCAAGCTAAGACAAATGAGGTGTTCATTATTTGCCTACATGCCTAAATAGAGCAACTGTAGACCAGTTAAAGCCAATACAGGAGTGGGCTGCTGGTTTTAGCCTCTTTACACTGTCTCCAGCATGATTTTAAGGTTCTTTTTATAACTTACAAGACACTAAATGGTCTGACCCCTCAGTATATCTCAGATTTTTTAGCATTGTACGACCCTGCTTGCACTTTCAGATCCTCTGGCAGGAGCCTCTCATCTGTTCCAGACTCTCGGCTAAAGACTCAGTGGGACGGAGCTTTTAAAATAAGAgccccaaggctctggaacaCCCTGCCTGAGGAAATACGGCAGGCTGAGTCAGTAGCTTCTTCTAAATCTAAGCTGAAAATTTACTTTTATCGCACCACCTTCCATGATTTCATCTGATTCTGGTTTTCATTCCGTTTATAGGTTTTgccattaaattattatttggaCGTCAGTAAGCACAACATCACCTGACTTTTCTTATAGTATCTTGGACCCTGCTCGAGACTTGACTGTTGCCGTCCCCAGGCCATGCACTTCGATGTAGCTTTGCAGTTACTGCCATTCTCCCTCCTTCCACCTGATGCCTCAGACTTTCCCACCGGTTCCAATCACCCAAATCCACATGCTCACCTGATTCTCTTTCTCTAACCATCCTGTCAGTAATTATtccattaatttaaaaaagggcGTATCGTGTAGTCAGCCATCTACCCATCTACCAAGCAccggtgaggtgaggtgaggtgaggtgcctgcgcagatcgtattttccttttgttgtaaTATGACAATTAAATCTACCTTGAACCTTGAGATAGACCTAGTGTGAATTTGGGACACACCTAAGCCCCCTGTGTGCTTATTTCATGTTCTAACAACATCCAGTCAACAGGACTTTTATTACAGGTTAAGCATGGATGTCATGTGACTGAAATCACATGACTCCAAGAATTCATTTGATTTCAGAGGGTAATGTCACAGAAAGGGACAGGGATATTGTCAATCAGGAAGCTCCTCTGGGAATTGCATGACAAGGTCAGTGACATAGGATTCTGATTAGATTATTGTTAGGGATAAAAATATGTCATAAATATGACAACATTAACGTTTTTGAAGTGTCCCAGATTACAAAGTGACCTGTCCTTGATGATCAAATtcggacatttttctttttttggggggaggggggagctCAAACAACACTAATAGGTGTGCATGTCTCATCTGGCTATGACATCTACATTGTGTGGATTTCAGAAACGTCTTATGTATTTGATAGACATCAGAATAAGTCTCAGAAGTCAAAAttgcacacacaaagaaatcACAGATCAACCGAATTCACCATATTGGGCAGAGCATCATTGTGGAAAATACTAGAGCGAAAGACTGGTAAGCAATAGGAGCGTCATTTCCGGTGGAATATTCCAGCGGATTTATCCTTGGTCTTAAAAAGGACGCGCCGAAATAGCGACTGACTGTGACAGGTAAACGCCTGATGTGTATGCTATTGACTGCGTTGTAGCAACTTTAAACACACAAGTCAGTCAACAGACAGGTAAAACAGGTCAGTCTGCGTGAAAAAGACAAAGGCAGAGACAGTAAGGTCCCGCGTGTTCCCTTTAGCGTTTAGACGTCTCCACCAACGGATTTATCTAGAGTTTGTAATCTTTGGAGGTCCTTTTGAGGTAAGGCGAGACGCACTATGTGTGGTACATTTATCTTCCTTTCAATAGTGAATGCCTGTTTTACAACACAATATAAGATGCTTTGTAAATTACCGGATGTTTCGGTTATGACGCAGTTACAATTTcttcatctttaaaaaaaaaaaatatgcagGAGTATTTAACAGCTCCAAATATGCACCTGTTTAGTTCATTTGAGTGTTATTTTCGTGACTCCGGGGATGATTTTAAATAAGGTAATGTAGGATGAGAGATGAGAAGGCTACTGGTGCTGCGAGTAGATCGTTGCGCATTAAGGCCCCCGCTGAGCAGCTCAAGTAGAAACCTACAGGTGCTTTCAGAAGCAGAATCATGAATCAGAATCGAGAACGATTTAGGAACACCCATGGCTGAATTATGCGGCCTTATATATTAGGCTAGAGATTTTACCTGTATACTTTTAATGCAGTTCAAAAGATAGAAAAGCAAGACAGACGGAGTTGTTGTTGAGCACACAGGAGGGTTTGTTGTTACACACGCGGCCTACACCAAAACATCAAATACTGATTCAGACATAATTTGAAAGACCAGCTAATAAACCTATAACAGAAATAAAAGGTAGCCTACACTTTTTAAAGTGATGCAATTGAGTGAAGAATTTCCTTAATAATTGAATATTTACAAATGGTAACGGTGTAGTTAAATGTCTAGGCATATGATTGCCAGGACTGATCAGTGATCACATAGTTTgtgggatgatgatgatgatgatgatgatgatgaagatgtagttagcttttattttctttttcaggcagtcacaatatattttaatatgtatCCTAATATGCCAAACATGTATAGACAGTTCAATATCATGTATGTAATGCATATGTAAGTaagcagtttattattattttcttttcttgcagctgttgtgttgtgAGCCAGAGACAATCATGATCCTTCTGACTCCCTCCTCTGGTAGGTACTCAGCGTCATTTGATAATCTGGATTTATGTACACCTACATGGGCATGGGTGCCAGAGATTAAAGCCTAGGTCTACATGAATCAAATTAGGCAAGAAAACAGCTCAGCTATTTTTGCTGAGGGAGTTTTAAAGATGCTTGGACTGAATAAAATGGgctaaataatttaatttgttaacGACAAAATGTATATTACATGAATAGCATCTCATGCATACAATGCAGTTATAATACGCAATTGTAAGAAATTAGGTGCAGGTACACATCAAGACCATAACTTGATGTGAGATAAATAGTTAAAACCCTGTGTATGTGTACTGTGTTTTTAacacagcacacatacacatacaatgtATACTGTGCATAGTTCATACAGTTTGAGGatagttatattatttaatgttttttgttgtataAAATATTCAGTCATGTTAGTATATATGGTGAAATTACATTACAAATTCACAAACCACACCCAATATAATGTATAGGAATAAATGTGTTATATATAATTAATCAGTTTTATCGCCGTTTACTTTTACTGTATCTCACACACAACTcacttaaaatgtaaatattttatatcattCAGTTAGTTTACTTCAGATTATCCCAGAAttgtttttcttgctttttGTTTAGTTCTTTTACTCTTTAGCAGGTAACATAGCAGAGTATTAAATAACACGGGCCCTCCCATCATGCTTTGCACTCATTAGGCAGCAATCCAGAAATAAAGACTTGGCAATGTGTCTGGCTCTGGCTTTATCCTCTTTTTATTAGTGACCAGTGACCAACAGTACATAAAACATGACCGTAAGATCAGCAACCCCCACAGACGTTTATGCACATGGAGATGCACGTGTGGCTCTCTGCTAATGGTATTTACTGTGAAAAAAGTGAATGAATCTGATTGTTCATTTAGCAAGCTTGACAGTTACTTGATTTCTAGAAAACTTATGTGCTGTGTTTGCTCaagaaacattttcagataATACAGTAATTCAAATACCAGGTTGTAACTTGTGTTGAAGTCCAAATTAAGAAGTAAAAAAGCATGTTTTCAAGTAAAAGTGTAAGTTAATGTTGGCTTGTTGCTGTGTCTCATACGCTGTTTTCTTTCAGATGAAGAGTCTCTTGAACTCGCCTGGCTTTGGAATCACAGGAAGTTCAGGGTGAAAAACACTTAAAGGGTTGCTACtgcaacatttaaaactatttaaattttGCAGGTCATTATCTGTGCATACTGTCTTGGACAGTACTATGACTTGAGAGAAAGTAATAAACTCACAAGAGAGGAGGCCGACAGAAAACAAAGATTTCTTTGTTTGACTTCATTAAAAAACATCACAGCTTAGTGGGGGCAGAGGCAGTGTTTGGCTGGAGCAAGGCGCTGTCAGCAGTCATTTCATCTTGCTGACTAAGATGTAGCTTGTACTGTTGTTCATACTGCAAATTTAGTTTTCAAAACAGCTAAACATATCATGTTAATGTTACAAGTTTTACAAATTGCACATATGCCCTAATAAAACTATATAACCCCTTGCAGTTGagtatttaaatataaacagaCAAAGACATGTTAATGCCACAATCTCCTTTAAAACCTAGTCTGTAGTGGTATTAATAGATTTGAACAATAGCTATGTGAGTGCTGCTGCCACGTCCTTGTCTCAGGTCACCACGTTTGATCAGAGTAAACAGACTAATTGATCTCACGTCTGGTATGTGTCAATGCAGTAGgtccaacacacactcactattTCCGATGGTGTATGTGGTAGTCCCCTAAATGTCCATAGCTTGTTCCCCATGccagtatttgtgtgtatttcacCCCTGATGAGATCACAATTGAGTGCTAACACCTCACATGCATCCTGTTCAGACATTGTATCCTTTTTGACATTTGTCCTTTCCAAATATTATCTATTGATATTAAAGTTTATGCATGTTTGTATCAgtttaaatatgtataatgTTTATTGCATAGATATAACTGATAATGTAATGAGTAGATAATGAGGCACTATGTTGCATGCTGTAGGCTACGCAGGCTGATTGAATGAATGTACAGTAACAAATGCATTTTACTGATCTGAATATGGATGAATGTATCGTAAGGTCGGCCTCCATCCAATAAACATACGTCTTGGTAAGTGATGCTTCTTTTACATAAGACGGGAATCAGTTTTTAAGTATAATATTTTGCTTTAAATACAgtaaggaaaaagaaaaaagaaacacacatatGAAAACCATTGCTACAATTTCCTGCAATGTGGATTCCCACTAGAGggtataaaaatattatttttcagttaagAACTGGTAAAGCATTAAGATTACTTTCAGaatcttttcacttttttttctctcgcTCCAACTGAGGATTGACTCAAACTGGGATATAATTATTAAACTATTCCCATTCAGACATATTCATCAGAAGGTCAGCTGGTATGGTCGCCCGATCATGGTAGGGATTTAGCTTTAACGTCTTAAACCTCCAGCAGAGGTTATTGACCTAACACAGACAACTACtaactgctgttgttgtgtggTCTCAGGTCTCTTTCAGTGTACCAACAAGCTCTTTCTGAGTGATCACACCACAGGAATCCACATCAAGGAGTTTGCACGTAAAAATGCTGCTAATGCTCTATCAGTTGCCAACATGGTCATGGGCATGGCCTCCATTCTCAGCAGTCTCAGTGGGTGAGTGAACACATCCTCATTGGATTATACAATTTGGAACAGTCAGAGTCAGGTTTAGCTGCAGAGTGGACAAAAATCTATAGCTTGGTTGTAATCAATGTAAAATagaaattctttaaaaaacaaacacatcccTCCTCCAGACCATtaatttcaatgaaaatgttGGCTACATTATTCCAATTTGAGTAATTATGGTGGCCCAAATCTGAGAACAGAACATTTTAGAAAACCTGtcaccaaaacagaaaacacagtatTTCACTAtaaacaaatttgtttttttgtattttatgaaatatttttggttttcttAATGCTTTTTTATAAACTAGTGTTTCATTTTGCCCCTCAAGGCCACCGTAATGTAAGTAATGCTTGCGTGCATTTATGATTCAGAtctctggtcttaccaaatgaGCTATATTAAGTGCAGTGTAAGGAGATATGGGCCAGTGCAGATAAGAAAAATCCGACCTAAATATGACTATATATACAGGGGAAAGAGATTAACTTTATGTAACATTGTAGAATTTAAACAAGCATTAGTTTCACCCTTTTTCCACTTGTGAGAACCTGTAACTATTTTACCCTTTTGAAACGGGTTGCTGTCATCAAATAGCTACAGCTAACAAACTTGCTTTGTTCAGGCACCATCATGCTGCATGTTGGCTGGTTCTGATTGGCTACCTGCTGGATTTGGCAGATGGAGCAGTTGCCAGGCGACTCGATGCCTGCTCTGCATTGGGTAAGTGGAGTATTTTGGTCAAAAGCTCTTACCAAAGATAAACTTCAACTGGGATCTTGGCAGGGCTTGCTGCACAGTCCTTTATCTGGACTTTGTAATTTGGCTGCACAAAGTCATAAACAAAGGCAACCAGTAAAAGGAAACACTGCCGCTGAAATACTCTGGCTAGTCTTACAAAGTCTGCTAGAGAAGAATCatacatattttatgtaatgtaatttgaGCTTTATCAAATCAGTCTTCTAGCTGTATATTTCAACGGTCTCTGCAGGTTATACACTTCAGGGTTCAGTGTGAATAGCATAACATCCCCTTTCATCACCCACTGCAAATACACAGCATATAAATTGTACCACTGTGGCTTGTTTTCAAAAGATCACAGCACTTTATGTAGTAAATCAAGAGGCACAAATAGCTGGTTTAACATTGCTTCCGTTGCGAAAGTTCACATTTTCTCCGAAGCCCAAAATAGCTCCCAGGTGCATCACAATATATCGTTGGCTGCACTTTTCGCTGGGCTTTGTGTCCCGACAGGGTTTTTCTGCATGACTTTGCAGGTGGATGTTGTTGTGCCCCCATGTATTTTGTGAAATGAACAATCACTTTCTGATTAAGCAGCCTAATTCCACGGGCTCACGCTCCAATTGTCTATTTTATCCCGTTGCTTTGGGTTCTCTGCATATCTGAAATTGCTAAAATTGTTGACCCTGAGCTGTGGAATTCCACCTCGTTCATGGCCTGAATCACCTCATCCTCATGTGCTAAAAACATGCTCCGTGCTCCTGAGGGAATAAAGAGACAAGGCAGTGGAGAATGTTGTTTACAGAAAGCCTGTCCGTTGGGCTGACACTGAAATTTCCACTTGGAGaattttacacatacaaatcCCACTGTCACCTGTCAGTAATATTGGCAGTGACCATTCTGGAGAGATGGTAACATACCTTCACTGGCTTTGATAAAATGTAAACTCATGACTAAGGCACTGTTGAAAGGCAGCTGGTGCTCTCTTGTAGATTATTCAGAATATTTTTAGTACGGGTAGTGTCTGTCAACAACACCAATACAATTCATATCTCCTTGTGAACTTCACAGAGCCACAtttagtatttatatttttatttttcatgttcagGTGCCAAGCTAGATGATTTTGCTGACTTCACGACCTTCGGGATTGCCACGTCGTTGCTTCTAAGGACACCTGACCTGGTGGACAACATCCTCTGCATGTGTTACgtcttgtctgtttttgttcgCCTCTGTTTCTTCTCAAGCGGTAAGTTCcaaaatgtagttattttatgCTGCACATTTGAGTCTGTCATTTAAATTccactttattatttaaatgactAACCAGAGATTTTCTTGTTTGGTCCTCAGGGATCCCATTCATGTATCGCGGCCTGCCCTGCATCTACTCCTCAGCCATCCTGGCCAGTGCCTCTCTGCTGTCAGGGGGAAACATGGCCTTGCTGCGGGTCATTGCAATGGCCATGATCCTCTTTATGATCAGTCAGAACTTCTACCCCCATGACAGAGTGCTGGAGTCCCAGGCCTGGAAGAAAGCAGTCTATGCTGGAGGTAAAGTCACTTGTTTAAAAATCCACTATGATTCTTTTTTGAACAAGAGCATGTCTGCTGAGATTAATCACTGCCAGAGTTGATTCATTATAGAAAAGCAATTTTAAATTAGATTTCAGGTACAACATCTAGCATGTGGTAGCAGTATCTACCTATgtagatagttttggttttatttgtagAGGTCTGACATAGCGGTCTctaccaccaacaccaccaccacagtaCAATCAAAGTGAGTAGAATATAAATTTGTGCTGCTCAAAGcagcattaaattaaatttgaccCACTCAACAGCAATGCATTTTTCTTGCAACAATGTTTCTTTCTTAACTCAGCATAATCTACAGAAGTCAAtgcaagctgttttcaagtggATTATTTGTAGCTGTGCTAGTGTCATTGATCTAAGGAAAGCAACGTTATCAGATCTCTAGGTGGTCGGGCGGTTGGTCtaccactttgatccagactggACCAACATATAatcatggtgcccagaggatgaatcctcaTGAATGTGGTGACCCCAGGATGTTTTCATTTAACACCTATAGTACTTGATGCTTTGAGAAAAAATGTTGTACCTGATTCCCAAAAGATTTATTATAATGATAATTTGATGATCCCCTGAGTTTCCCTGAtaacttttaatcatcacatTCCTAtcaacctcagctgtactttgtgtttagtgctaatccacaaatgttagcattatcattgtcaacatgttagcatgctgacataaCATTTAGTGCAAAggactgtatgtatgtacagcTTTACAGCCAGTAGTGTGACCGTAGCCGTTTTGTATGTAGTTTTAAGGAAAACAATGTAGTTTTTGGATATTTGGTTTTTGGATTATCATAAGTAATCTGGCAAAACATGCTGCTGTTGAGTTTTcaattgtaattatttaaattaatttttttactcAACTTTTTTATTTCCAGGAGTCATCATGGTGTTCTGCTCTTCATTCCCCCCTGCATGTGTGTACTACCTGCTGTGGTCTGTGTCCTACATATTGTTCCCAACATCCCTTTGGAGCAGTAAAGTGTAAAAGGGGTTCTGGCTTTTTCCAAAACTCCCAAATAGGTTAACCTCTGGCACATCTGGGTGAACCGAGGCTTCCTGCCATGGAGGATCCAACCTGAACATGCTCATGCGCCACAGGCGAACACTCGCtctatttaacctttat
This portion of the Micropterus dolomieu isolate WLL.071019.BEF.003 ecotype Adirondacks unplaced genomic scaffold, ASM2129224v1 contig_8768, whole genome shotgun sequence genome encodes:
- the tmem269 gene encoding transmembrane protein 269 isoform X1 encodes the protein MILLTPSSGLFQCTNKLFLSDHTTGIHIKEFARKNAANALSVANMVMGMASILSSLSGHHHAACWLVLIGYLLDLADGAVARRLDACSALGAKLDDFADFTTFGIATSLLLRTPDLVDNILCMCYVLSVFVRLCFFSSGIPFMYRGLPCIYSSAILASASLLSGGNMALLRVIAMAMILFMISQNFYPHDRVLESQAWKKAVYAGGVIMVFCSSFPPACVYYLLWSVSYILFPTSLWSSKV
- the tmem269 gene encoding transmembrane protein 269 isoform X2, which codes for MVMGMASILSSLSGHHHAACWLVLIGYLLDLADGAVARRLDACSALGAKLDDFADFTTFGIATSLLLRTPDLVDNILCMCYVLSVFVRLCFFSSGIPFMYRGLPCIYSSAILASASLLSGGNMALLRVIAMAMILFMISQNFYPHDRVLESQAWKKAVYAGGVIMVFCSSFPPACVYYLLWSVSYILFPTSLWSSKV